A portion of the Lusitaniella coriacea LEGE 07157 genome contains these proteins:
- a CDS encoding Uma2 family endonuclease has protein sequence MVSTTPKYLQIPPLENGDRLTRYEFERRYNAMPHLKKAELIEGIVHMASPLRFEPHAEPHARIITGLGVYQALTPGVRLGDNPTVRLDLDNEPQPDVVLLIDPASGGQSQLSKDGYIEGAPELVVEIAASSAAIDLHAKKRAYRRNGIKEYIVWQVLDERLSWFYLEKGEYLDLPVDEDGILRSRVFPGLWLAVSELLGGKMQQVLAVLQQGLSSAEHKGFVQDLAKVRDVQSE, from the coding sequence ATGGTTTCCACTACCCCTAAATACCTCCAAATTCCTCCCCTGGAAAACGGCGATCGCCTCACGCGCTATGAATTTGAACGGCGCTATAACGCCATGCCTCATCTGAAAAAAGCCGAACTCATCGAAGGAATCGTACACATGGCATCACCGCTTCGCTTTGAACCCCACGCCGAACCCCATGCCAGAATCATAACGGGCTTAGGTGTTTATCAAGCATTAACCCCAGGCGTTCGACTGGGAGATAACCCAACGGTTCGCCTCGATTTGGATAACGAACCCCAACCGGATGTCGTATTACTCATCGATCCCGCATCAGGGGGACAATCTCAATTGAGTAAAGATGGGTATATCGAAGGTGCGCCAGAGTTGGTAGTAGAAATTGCCGCAAGTAGTGCCGCGATCGATCTCCACGCTAAAAAACGAGCTTATCGGCGCAATGGAATTAAAGAATATATTGTCTGGCAAGTGTTGGACGAGCGATTGAGTTGGTTTTATTTGGAAAAGGGGGAATATCTGGATTTACCTGTGGATGAGGACGGGATTCTACGCAGTCGGGTGTTTCCAGGGTTATGGTTAGCGGTGAGTGAGCTACTTGGGGGAAAGATGCAGCAGGTTTTGGCAGTGTTGCAGCAGGGTTTGAGTTCGGCGGAACACAAAGGTTTTGTACAAGATTTGGCAAAGGTGAGAGATGTACAAAGCGAGTGA
- a CDS encoding ABC transporter ATP-binding protein codes for MTSPAVSVQDLYFSWHQDKPILKSCSLTVPQGEFWMLLGANGSGKSTLLKLLAGLLVPQSGVIEVKPPVGFVFQNPDHQLVMPTVGADVAFGLVEENLSAIAVIARVREALDAMNLLDFQRRPIYALSGGQKQRIAIAGAIARRCEVLILDEPTALLDPDAQIELVVQVQNLVKSRGIAALWVTHRLDELDYCDGALLLENGCVVDRGEPLRLKQRLMRED; via the coding sequence ATGACCTCACCTGCCGTTAGCGTGCAAGATTTGTATTTTAGTTGGCATCAGGACAAACCGATTTTAAAATCCTGCTCTTTGACGGTTCCCCAAGGAGAGTTTTGGATGCTCCTGGGAGCCAATGGGAGTGGCAAATCGACCCTTCTTAAATTGTTAGCGGGTTTGTTGGTTCCCCAGTCTGGTGTTATCGAGGTAAAACCACCTGTTGGGTTTGTGTTTCAAAATCCAGATCATCAACTGGTCATGCCAACGGTGGGTGCAGATGTGGCATTCGGTTTGGTTGAAGAAAATCTGTCTGCGATCGCGGTTATTGCGAGAGTTCGAGAAGCATTGGACGCGATGAACTTGCTCGATTTTCAGCGAAGACCGATTTATGCCTTGAGTGGCGGACAAAAACAGCGGATTGCAATTGCTGGCGCGATCGCGCGACGATGTGAAGTTCTAATTTTAGACGAACCCACCGCATTACTCGATCCTGACGCTCAGATTGAATTGGTCGTTCAGGTTCAAAACCTCGTGAAAAGTCGCGGTATCGCGGCACTTTGGGTGACTCATCGCCTGGATGAGTTGGATTATTGCGATGGTGCATTGCTCCTTGAAAACGGTTGTGTGGTCGATCGCGGAGAGCCTTTGCGCTTGAAACAGCGATTGATGCGAGAGGATTAG
- a CDS encoding alanine/glycine:cation symporter family protein, with protein MSFFAISGTIENISNDWFAPIDTVFSHLVNVIEPIVLFEIGGIPLIVLWVLGGGIFLTLRVKFINIWGFKHALDVLRGKYDNHEEEGDVSHFQAMATALSATVGLGNIAGVAIAIELGGTGAVFWMTLAGVLGMSTKFVECTLGQKYRLIKTDGAIAGGPMYYLSQGLAARGLPKLGRGLAAMFAALCVGAALGGGNMFQANQSFAAVATVIPALENYSWLYGLLLTLMVALVIVGGISRIGTVASKLIPAMLAIYIACCLWIIATHAGDLPHAIAKIVTEAFVPQAVGGGFVGILVQGIRRSIFSNGAGSGSAAIAHSAAKTPEPIRQGILAILEPFIDTVLICNLTAIAIVITQVYGSSDPASINGIELTAAAFGSAVSWFPFVLTGVVFLFAFSTIVSWSYYGEQCWVYLFNPNSAIAFKILFLSCLFLGSVANVGAVLNFSDMMLLLMTIPNLIGCFLLSGEVSADLKDYFNTLQWEKTIALSPEKAPKTKARI; from the coding sequence TTGTCTTTTTTTGCCATTTCAGGCACTATCGAGAATATCTCTAATGATTGGTTCGCTCCGATCGATACGGTTTTTTCCCATCTAGTTAACGTTATTGAACCGATTGTTCTGTTTGAGATTGGGGGAATTCCTCTAATTGTTCTCTGGGTTCTTGGCGGCGGAATTTTTTTAACTTTGCGCGTGAAATTCATCAACATTTGGGGATTTAAACACGCGCTGGATGTGTTGCGCGGGAAGTACGATAACCACGAGGAGGAGGGGGATGTTTCTCATTTCCAAGCGATGGCAACGGCGCTGTCTGCAACGGTGGGATTGGGAAATATTGCGGGGGTTGCGATCGCGATTGAATTGGGAGGAACGGGTGCAGTCTTCTGGATGACGCTAGCGGGAGTCCTGGGAATGTCTACGAAGTTTGTGGAATGTACCCTAGGACAGAAGTATCGCCTCATCAAAACCGATGGCGCGATCGCGGGGGGACCCATGTATTATCTCTCTCAAGGTTTAGCGGCGCGAGGATTGCCGAAGTTGGGACGCGGTTTGGCGGCGATGTTTGCGGCACTTTGCGTTGGCGCAGCGTTGGGAGGTGGAAATATGTTCCAAGCGAATCAGTCTTTTGCGGCGGTTGCAACGGTTATTCCCGCACTGGAAAATTATAGTTGGCTGTACGGACTGCTTTTGACGCTGATGGTTGCGTTGGTGATTGTTGGCGGAATTAGCCGGATTGGGACGGTGGCGAGTAAACTAATTCCGGCAATGCTGGCGATTTATATTGCCTGCTGTTTGTGGATTATTGCAACTCACGCTGGTGATTTACCCCACGCGATCGCGAAAATTGTTACAGAAGCTTTTGTCCCCCAAGCTGTTGGCGGTGGTTTCGTCGGCATTTTGGTTCAAGGAATTCGGCGCAGTATCTTCTCGAATGGTGCGGGTTCTGGTTCCGCCGCGATCGCGCACTCAGCAGCCAAAACCCCAGAACCTATTCGCCAAGGTATTCTCGCAATCCTCGAACCCTTCATCGATACCGTCCTGATTTGCAATTTAACCGCGATCGCGATCGTCATTACCCAAGTTTATGGCAGTAGCGATCCCGCCAGCATTAATGGGATTGAATTGACGGCTGCTGCTTTTGGTTCTGCGGTATCTTGGTTTCCTTTTGTGCTAACTGGCGTTGTCTTCCTGTTTGCTTTCTCAACCATTGTTTCCTGGAGTTATTACGGCGAACAGTGTTGGGTTTACCTGTTCAATCCAAATTCCGCGATCGCCTTTAAAATTCTCTTCCTCAGTTGCCTCTTTCTCGGTTCTGTGGCAAATGTCGGCGCAGTTCTTAATTTCAGCGATATGATGCTGCTTTTGATGACGATTCCGAACCTTATCGGCTGTTTCCTTCTCTCTGGAGAAGTTTCTGCCGATTTAAAAGACTACTTCAATACTCTCCAGTGGGAAAAAACCATCGCACTTTCCCCGGAAAAAGCACCAAAGACAAAAGCTAGAATTTGA
- a CDS encoding NYN domain-containing protein, which translates to MSSSQLHGFLLVDGYNIIGSWTNLKRSRDRDGLETARRDLIEALTNYSVLEGFKTEIVFDAHYQKTPGYREPQTPNLSVYYTNFAQTADTYIEKVCASLYRQLNRPISRFIVATSDRAQQLTVMGYGAEWLSAQELAKAVESTARAAQRKTRPQKKPRGRFLFDSLDAKSQQRLAELRLGTRKKT; encoded by the coding sequence ATGTCCTCTTCACAACTTCATGGATTTTTACTGGTTGATGGCTACAATATCATCGGTTCTTGGACGAATTTGAAGCGATCGCGCGATCGCGACGGACTAGAAACGGCTCGCCGGGATTTAATTGAAGCTTTGACCAACTACAGCGTATTAGAAGGGTTTAAGACCGAAATTGTTTTTGACGCTCACTATCAAAAAACCCCCGGTTATCGCGAACCCCAAACCCCCAACCTATCGGTGTACTACACCAACTTTGCCCAAACTGCCGATACTTATATTGAAAAAGTTTGTGCCTCCTTATATCGCCAACTCAATCGACCGATTTCTCGATTTATTGTTGCCACTTCAGATCGAGCGCAACAGCTCACGGTAATGGGATATGGTGCTGAATGGCTTTCGGCACAAGAACTGGCAAAGGCTGTCGAAAGCACAGCTCGTGCGGCACAACGCAAAACGCGACCTCAAAAAAAACCACGGGGTCGTTTTTTATTTGATTCTCTCGATGCCAAGTCTCAACAGCGTTTAGCTGAATTGCGATTGGGAACTCGAAAAAAGACTTGA